In Quercus lobata isolate SW786 chromosome 12, ValleyOak3.0 Primary Assembly, whole genome shotgun sequence, a genomic segment contains:
- the LOC115970321 gene encoding uncharacterized protein LOC115970321 — protein MRKEMDELRSAIKEKTDRSVDKMIRATDSPFTVAVLECPVPSKFRLPQLEPFDGLKDPQDHLNTFKTTLGLQQPPDEILCRSFPTTLKGAAREWFTKLPNSSIDNFDQLSSAFLRHFIGGQRPRRPVDYLLTIRQGEKETLRSYVKRFTQETLEVDEVDNKVQLTTFKAGLKSRDLVASLAKNPPKTMAEMLLKAQKYMNAEDALAAIKDTERPGDKSKWEDDRRGQKRDRPKRRNNDGNRRKDDRNPRMIKDEHYLKWSRPLHSSPNVRDKNKYCRFHRDHGHNTEDCRDLKEQIEELIRKGKL, from the exons atgaggaaagagatggacgaactaaggAGTGCCATTAAAGAAAAGACGGACCGAAGCGTAGATAAAATGATAAGGGCTACGGATTCGCCATTCACCGTGGCGGTACTTGAATGCCCCGTGCCGTCAAAGTTTCGCTTGCCTCAATTGGAGCCATTCGACGGACTTAAGGACCCACAGGACcatcttaatacctttaagacgaCTCTGGGTCTTCAGCAACCACCTGACGAGATATTGTGTCGTTCCTTCCCGACGACTCTCAAAGGGGCTGCAAGAGAATGGTTTACTAAGTTGCCAAATTCGTCCATAGACAATTTTGATCAGCTAAGTAGTGCCTTCTTGCGCCACTTCATAGGGGGACAACGCCCAAGGAGGCCAGTAGATTACTTACTCACCATAAGACAGGGAGAGAAGGAGACCCTGAGGTCATATGTCAAGCGATTCACCCAGGAAACTCTGGAGGTAGACGAAGTTGATAACAAGGTAcagctgacgaccttcaaagcaggCTTGAAATCCAGAGACCTCGTGGCTTCTCTTGCAAAAAACCCCCCGAAGACGATGGCGGAGATGCTCCTGAAGGCacaaaagtacatgaacgcggaaGATGCTCTAGCTGCCATAAAAGATACCGAGAGGCCAGGAGACAAGTCCAAGTGGGAAGACGACCGtagggggcaaaagagagacagaCCGAAACGTCGGAACAATGACGGGAATAGAAGGAAGGACGACAGAAATCCTCGGATG atcaaggacgagcattaCCTCAAATGGTCCAGGCCATTACACTCATCCCCCAACGTACgtgacaagaacaagtattgcCGTTTCCATAGAGACCACGGCCACAACACGGAAGATTGCAGAGACCTGAAGGAGCAAATAGAGGAATTAATACGGAAAGGAAAACTATAG